The genomic window GGGAGACCTTTACCGAGGTCGGAAAGGGATAGGGAGGAGAATGAGGGGGATGCGGGGGCGTGGGTCATAGGTGGTGGGGGTTGGGAAGACAGTTGGGGTGGAGGCTGGGTAAACGCGGGAGAGGACGATGGTGAGAATGCGTATGGCTGGTTGGGAGGGATGTTTATCGGTTTGTAGCCAGACTGTAGAGGTATCTGTCCAAGCCCAGACCTAAcctgttgttgttgttgttgttgttgttgttgcGGTTGCAGCTGCTGCCCTGAAAAGTAACCATATTGAGGCCGGAAACCTTGCTGGATCGCACCAGGCGCTGTAGGGTTCTGATACGGCTGTCTTATGGGAGCGGCGGAAGCATTGCCGCTTAAAGACCCGCCAAAGCTTGGTGGCATGTTCGAGTGAGTTGGTGGGCTTCCAATCGGCCCAGGCCCGGGTCCCATGGACATGTTGGAGATGGTAGGGATATTGCGGGGGATACCGGTCCCAACTGGACCGAGTGGGCCTTGTGACATGGCGGCGGCAGCTTGGATACTGGATCGTCGGATGGCCAGAGGCGGCGGCGGCATATCAAACGAAGCTTGTGGGAATCGTCTGGATTCTTCCGTGGACGGCGCTCGTTCATGCTGAACGTGAAACTGCTGAGGCTGGTTGCCGCCCGAAGGGGGGGGCAAGGCGACTCTTCCCCCGGCAGGTGTGCCGAACGACGGGAAGGCCGCTTCATCCCATGCCCCACGCGCTCCAGGCATGTCAAACTTGGGCAAACTACCGTGATGAAACGAGTCTTGTCGTTTTTTGGTCTCGCGACCGAGGTCGATATCGAGATTCAAAGCGTTTCCGAGATCGTTTTCGAATGCAAACAAACCGCCTCGTGGGGAAAATGCGCCAAAGCCGGTGGAACCGAGCGGTGTCATCCCGCCTCCTTCAGCGAATACGAGTTCTCGTCTTCCGCCTGGTCCACCGACGACCGAGACACTGTGCCGTCGACTGGACGTGCCGGACCGACTGCCGGCCCCGGCTCCCGGTGAGGGATCGTTATAGCCCAAGCCGAGGGAATGGGTCGGGTACCCGCCCAACGCTTTGGCGACGCTGGACGTCAGTGCGGACTGGGTGGATTGCGTGTGGGGATCAGCCCACGCTGCCCTGGCCGAGGTGTACGTCGGATCTTGGAAGCGCGCGTCGGGGTGTGTGTtgccgccgccgccgccgccgccgccgccaGCAAGAGCGGACAACCCGCGTGTGAAGGGGGACATGTTGGACGGTTCGGGGGATGCCCAGGTATCGACGGTGGCCACATCTGGCTTGGCGAGGGGCCCCATCCACGGGCGGTCCATGGCGGACGGGCGGACGCCTGTGGCGAGGGACTGGGAGCGGGACCGCGAGACGCTGTTGGCGGCCTTGGGGGGCGAATGGGGCAGCGGGTGCTGGCGGAGGGCGGCGGGGGAGGTGGAGGGGGTGGAGGTGGGGGAGAATGTGGGGAAGGGGGAGGTGGACTGGGGGCGGGAGGGGACGAGTTCTTCGGTGTGCGCGGAGAGTGTCCTGCCGGGGGCCATGCTCTGCGGGGTCAGCCGCGTGCTGCGTGTACGAGACTCACCCTGGGCTCATGGCGTTCGCCGGCGGAGAAGCTGCTCGCCCGCGTCGCTGTCCCCCCCACCCCcccgccgccgccgccgccaGCGAGCGCGTTTCCAAAGCGTCCCCCGCCCCTCGTCCCGCCAATCACGCCGTAGCCGTGCCCGTTTGCAGCCCCGTTCGTGGTCCCGTTCCCATCCCCGTTCGCGCCCGGCGTGCCCCGCCCCGAGCTGGGCGTGGAGTAGATCGCGAAGCGCTCGCCCGCCGGCTGCGACGCAGCGCGGGTCTTGT from Cryptococcus gattii WM276 chromosome E, complete sequence includes these protein-coding regions:
- a CDS encoding cytoplasm protein, putative (Similar to TIGR gene model, INSD accession AAW43638.1), translating into MAASLPHDAPNPNAPTFRPSPTRAITLGGTPFQYKTRAASQPAGERFAIYSTPSSGRGTPGANGDGNGTTNGAANGHGYGVIGGTRGGGRFGNALAGGGGGGGVGGTATRASSFSAGERHEPRSMAPGRTLSAHTEELVPSRPQSTSPFPTFSPTSTPSTSPAALRQHPLPHSPPKAANSVSRSRSQSLATGVRPSAMDRPWMGPLAKPDVATVDTWASPEPSNMSPFTRGLSALAGGGGGGGGGNTHPDARFQDPTYTSARAAWADPHTQSTQSALTSSVAKALGGYPTHSLGLGYNDPSPGAGAGSRSGTSSRRHSVSVVGGPGGRRELVFAEGGGMTPLGSTGFGAFSPRGGLFAFENDLGNALNLDIDLGRETKKRQDSFHHGSLPKFDMPGARGAWDEAAFPSFGTPAGGRVALPPPSGGNQPQQFHVQHERAPSTEESRRFPQASFDMPPPPLAIRRSSIQAAAAMSQGPLGPVGTGIPRNIPTISNMSMGPGPGPIGSPPTHSNMPPSFGGSLSGNASAAPIRQPYQNPTAPGAIQQGFRPQYGYFSGQQLQPQQQQQQQQQQVRSGLGQIPLQSGYKPINIPPNQPYAFSPSSSPAFTQPPPQLSSQPPPPMTHAPASPSFSSLSLSDLGKGLPLSSLPPTTPLYIVTFKAGRRDVYYCPDPTLLISNGDLVIVEADRGSDLGTIVCDQLTPVEIREWQERQATKALLSGAREHQPPGMAAAAAAAGGGGQAAGESAAGGGGGVLGHTRNPSGSTSGQPQPQPQPHPQPQHTQQQQSPQPFLQGMELASLDIDSLLAGVGPGGQMEVVGTAVRGPLAKEIMPKRIFAKSSQGAEEQQRMREKIQDEYDAMMICREKVAQRGLPMQIVDAEYQWDRRKLTFYFKADKRVDFRDLTKENFRIFKSRIWMSMVSKDDPRS